A stretch of Triticum aestivum cultivar Chinese Spring chromosome 1D, IWGSC CS RefSeq v2.1, whole genome shotgun sequence DNA encodes these proteins:
- the LOC123182863 gene encoding phosphatidylinositol/phosphatidylcholine transfer protein SFH8 isoform X2, translated as MGRVYPRRDGNPRAPALWLLLPAGVARPIKTVGEGEASPPPPPPAPKSAPIFRNREVKISAGNEIPRLFVSYAPGTDSGPGASLGRSIPEPEGMSGPLDRLARPSFEGFTHNDGKKESRSDADNSEGEKKTKIASFKKKAINAGNKFRHSLRRRSKKKNDNQISIEDIRHVQDLQAVEAFRQCLLDEDLLPQQHDDYHMMLRFLKARKFDVEKAKLMWSDMLTWRKEFGTDNIEEFDYAELNEVMKYYPQFYHGVDKDGRPVYVELIGKVDANKVLQVTTIDRYVKYHVKEFEKCFQMRFPACSIAAKRHLDSCTTILDVQGVGLKNFSKCARELITRLQKIDSDNYPETLCRMYIINAGQGFKMLWGTIKSFLDPKTASKIHVLGTKYQNKLLEIIDESELPEFFGGKCKCEEHGGCQRSDKGPWKDPTTIKRVLNGEANYDRQIVTISGTDGKIISYARPQRPNGKGSDASAESGSEVEDVTSPIAPKTLITNPSLTPVHEESKFAAHASTSAARPTIEESIPVVDKVVDDGWSSPRASPVSSSSGSLSLRNLPTTFEGIRTLVVAWLTVFIVTLFAMLRSIPSRMAKRLSNQSNDHDHYYVDCPQEQEYKEEFRPPSPAPAYTEKEILSTLVRRLGELEEKVQALEKKPSEMPFEKEELLNASARRVDALEADLISTKKALYEALMRQDELLAFIDKQDMLKFRKKKLCF; from the exons ATGGGCCGGGTCTACCCGCGCCGTGACGGAAACCCCCGTGCCCCTGCCCTCTGGCTTCTTCTCCCTGCCGGAGTCGCCCGCCCCATTAAAACGGTGGGAGAAGGAgaagcttctcctcctcctcctccccccgccccGAAATCCGCACCCATATTCCGAAATCGAGAGGTCAAAATCTCCGCCGGGAACGAAATTCCCCGATTGTTTGTCTCGTACGCGCCTGGAA CGGATTCCGGGCCTGGAGCTTCGCTGGGGAGATCGATTCCGGAGCCGGAGGGGATGTCAGGGCCCCTCGACCGATTAGCCAGGCCAT CTTTTGAAGGATTTACACATAATGATGGAAAGAAAGAGAGCAGATCGGATGCAGACAACTCAGAAGGAGAGAAGAAGACTAAAATAGCCTCCTTCAAGAAAAAGGCAATTAACGCAGGGAACAAATTCAGACATTCCCTAAGGAGGAGAAGCAAAAAGAAGAATGACAATCAGATTTCCATCGAGGACATAAGACATGTTCAAGATCTACAGGCCGTTGAAGCATTTCGACAATGCTTGCTTGATGAGGACTTGTTGCCACAACAACATGATGATTACCACATGATGCTGAG gTTCCTGAAGGCACGGAAGTTTGATGTTGAGAAGGCAAAGCTTATGTGGTCTGATATGCTTACATGGAGAAAGGAATTTGGGACCGACAATATAGAG GAATTTGATTACGCTGAGTTAAACGAAGTTATGAAGTATTATCCACAGTTTTACCATGGGGTGGATAAAGATGGAAGACCTGTCTATGTGGAGTTAATAGGAAAAGTTGATGCCAACAAGGTGCTGCAAGTAACAACTATAGACCGATATGTGAAATATCATGTCAAGGAGTTTGAGAAATGTTTCCAGATGAGATTTCCAGCTTGCTCAATTGCTGCAAAACGGCACCTGGACTCATGCACAACTATTCTGGATGTGCAAGGCGTG GGATTGAAGAACTTCTCGAAATGTGCAAGGGAACTAATCACCCGACTGCAGAAGATTGACAGTGACAACTACCCAGAG ACATTATGCCGGATGTACATAATTAATGCTGGCCAAGGCTTCAAGATGTTATGGGGCACAATAAAGTCTTTTCTTGATCCGAAAACTGCTTCAAAGATTCAT GTTCTTGGAACCAAGTACCAAAATAAGCTACTTGAAATAATTGATGAGAG TGAATTGCCAGAATTTTTTGGTGGCAAATGCAAGTGTGAAGAACATGGAGGTTGTCAGAGATCAGATAAAGGTCCTTGGAAGGATCCCACCACAATAAAG agggtcCTGAATGGCGAGGCAAACTACGACAGACAAATCGTGACCATATCAGGCACTGATGGCAAGATCATCAGTTATGCTAGGCCACAGCGCCCAAAT GGAAAGGGCAGTGATGCATCTGCTGAGTCTGGGTCTGAAGTGGAAGATGTTACATCTCCTATTGCACCAAAGACCCTCATAACGAATCCTTCTTTGACCCCTGTTCATGAGGAG TCAAAATTTGCAGCACATGCATCCACGTCTGCTGCTCGCCCCACTATTGAAGAAAGCATCCCTGTTGTTGACAAGGTTGTGGACGACGGATGGAGCAGCCCCAGAGCTAGTCCAGTGTCCTCTTCCTCAG GTTCATTATCCTTGAGAAATCTACCGACCACATTCGAAGGAATTCGGACCTTGGTTGTCGCATGGCTGACAGTCTTCATCGTGACCCTTTTCGCCATGCTTCGAAGTATCCCGAGCAGAATGGCCAAAAGGCTCTCGAACCAATCCAATGATCACGACCACTATTACGTGGACTGCCCTCAAGAGCAAGAGTACAAGGAGGAGTTCCGACCTCCGTCTCCTGCCCCGGCCTACACGGAGAAGGAAATCCTTTCAACTCTGGTAAGACGGCTAGgtgagctggaggagaaggtgcagGCGCTTGAAAAAAAGCCATCCGAGATGCCATTCGAGAAGGAGGAGCTGCTCAATGCGTCCGCCCGCCGTGTGGACGCCTTGGAAGCCGACTTGATTTCTACAAAGAAG GCCCTCTACGAGGCGCTGATGCGTCAGGACGAGCTGCTCGCATTCATCGACAAGCAAGACATGCTCAAGTTCCGC AAGAAGAAACTCTGCTTCTGA
- the LOC123182863 gene encoding phosphatidylinositol/phosphatidylcholine transfer protein SFH8 isoform X1, with amino-acid sequence MGRVYPRRDGNPRAPALWLLLPAGVARPIKTVGEGEASPPPPPPAPKSAPIFRNREVKISAGNEIPRLFVSYAPGTDSGPGASLGRSIPEPEGMSGPLDRLARPSFEGFTHNDGKKESRSDADNSEGEKKTKIASFKKKAINAGNKFRHSLRRRSKKKNDNQISIEDIRHVQDLQAVEAFRQCLLDEDLLPQQHDDYHMMLRFLKARKFDVEKAKLMWSDMLTWRKEFGTDNIEEFDYAELNEVMKYYPQFYHGVDKDGRPVYVELIGKVDANKVLQVTTIDRYVKYHVKEFEKCFQMRFPACSIAAKRHLDSCTTILDVQGVGLKNFSKCARELITRLQKIDSDNYPETLCRMYIINAGQGFKMLWGTIKSFLDPKTASKIHVLGTKYQNKLLEIIDESELPEFFGGKCKCEEHGGCQRSDKGPWKDPTTIKRVLNGEANYDRQIVTISGTDGKIISYARPQRPNQGKGSDASAESGSEVEDVTSPIAPKTLITNPSLTPVHEESKFAAHASTSAARPTIEESIPVVDKVVDDGWSSPRASPVSSSSGSLSLRNLPTTFEGIRTLVVAWLTVFIVTLFAMLRSIPSRMAKRLSNQSNDHDHYYVDCPQEQEYKEEFRPPSPAPAYTEKEILSTLVRRLGELEEKVQALEKKPSEMPFEKEELLNASARRVDALEADLISTKKALYEALMRQDELLAFIDKQDMLKFRKKKLCF; translated from the exons ATGGGCCGGGTCTACCCGCGCCGTGACGGAAACCCCCGTGCCCCTGCCCTCTGGCTTCTTCTCCCTGCCGGAGTCGCCCGCCCCATTAAAACGGTGGGAGAAGGAgaagcttctcctcctcctcctccccccgccccGAAATCCGCACCCATATTCCGAAATCGAGAGGTCAAAATCTCCGCCGGGAACGAAATTCCCCGATTGTTTGTCTCGTACGCGCCTGGAA CGGATTCCGGGCCTGGAGCTTCGCTGGGGAGATCGATTCCGGAGCCGGAGGGGATGTCAGGGCCCCTCGACCGATTAGCCAGGCCAT CTTTTGAAGGATTTACACATAATGATGGAAAGAAAGAGAGCAGATCGGATGCAGACAACTCAGAAGGAGAGAAGAAGACTAAAATAGCCTCCTTCAAGAAAAAGGCAATTAACGCAGGGAACAAATTCAGACATTCCCTAAGGAGGAGAAGCAAAAAGAAGAATGACAATCAGATTTCCATCGAGGACATAAGACATGTTCAAGATCTACAGGCCGTTGAAGCATTTCGACAATGCTTGCTTGATGAGGACTTGTTGCCACAACAACATGATGATTACCACATGATGCTGAG gTTCCTGAAGGCACGGAAGTTTGATGTTGAGAAGGCAAAGCTTATGTGGTCTGATATGCTTACATGGAGAAAGGAATTTGGGACCGACAATATAGAG GAATTTGATTACGCTGAGTTAAACGAAGTTATGAAGTATTATCCACAGTTTTACCATGGGGTGGATAAAGATGGAAGACCTGTCTATGTGGAGTTAATAGGAAAAGTTGATGCCAACAAGGTGCTGCAAGTAACAACTATAGACCGATATGTGAAATATCATGTCAAGGAGTTTGAGAAATGTTTCCAGATGAGATTTCCAGCTTGCTCAATTGCTGCAAAACGGCACCTGGACTCATGCACAACTATTCTGGATGTGCAAGGCGTG GGATTGAAGAACTTCTCGAAATGTGCAAGGGAACTAATCACCCGACTGCAGAAGATTGACAGTGACAACTACCCAGAG ACATTATGCCGGATGTACATAATTAATGCTGGCCAAGGCTTCAAGATGTTATGGGGCACAATAAAGTCTTTTCTTGATCCGAAAACTGCTTCAAAGATTCAT GTTCTTGGAACCAAGTACCAAAATAAGCTACTTGAAATAATTGATGAGAG TGAATTGCCAGAATTTTTTGGTGGCAAATGCAAGTGTGAAGAACATGGAGGTTGTCAGAGATCAGATAAAGGTCCTTGGAAGGATCCCACCACAATAAAG agggtcCTGAATGGCGAGGCAAACTACGACAGACAAATCGTGACCATATCAGGCACTGATGGCAAGATCATCAGTTATGCTAGGCCACAGCGCCCAAAT CAGGGAAAGGGCAGTGATGCATCTGCTGAGTCTGGGTCTGAAGTGGAAGATGTTACATCTCCTATTGCACCAAAGACCCTCATAACGAATCCTTCTTTGACCCCTGTTCATGAGGAG TCAAAATTTGCAGCACATGCATCCACGTCTGCTGCTCGCCCCACTATTGAAGAAAGCATCCCTGTTGTTGACAAGGTTGTGGACGACGGATGGAGCAGCCCCAGAGCTAGTCCAGTGTCCTCTTCCTCAG GTTCATTATCCTTGAGAAATCTACCGACCACATTCGAAGGAATTCGGACCTTGGTTGTCGCATGGCTGACAGTCTTCATCGTGACCCTTTTCGCCATGCTTCGAAGTATCCCGAGCAGAATGGCCAAAAGGCTCTCGAACCAATCCAATGATCACGACCACTATTACGTGGACTGCCCTCAAGAGCAAGAGTACAAGGAGGAGTTCCGACCTCCGTCTCCTGCCCCGGCCTACACGGAGAAGGAAATCCTTTCAACTCTGGTAAGACGGCTAGgtgagctggaggagaaggtgcagGCGCTTGAAAAAAAGCCATCCGAGATGCCATTCGAGAAGGAGGAGCTGCTCAATGCGTCCGCCCGCCGTGTGGACGCCTTGGAAGCCGACTTGATTTCTACAAAGAAG GCCCTCTACGAGGCGCTGATGCGTCAGGACGAGCTGCTCGCATTCATCGACAAGCAAGACATGCTCAAGTTCCGC AAGAAGAAACTCTGCTTCTGA
- the LOC123182862 gene encoding PH, RCC1 and FYVE domains-containing protein 1 isoform X2 encodes MLRVSTGDSSRISISSSIPSSSSQGSGPDDIESLGDVYVWGEVWTDVLPPEGSSNFLCSKTDVLIPKPLESDVVLDVQQISCGSRHIALTTRQGEVFTWGEELGGRLGHGTDEDISRPELVESLAVSNVEYIACGEFHTCAVTASGDLYNWGDGSYNAGLLGHGLGASHWLPKRVSGPLEGLQVLSVACGSWHSALAMSSGKVFTFGDGTFGALGHGNRDSVSYPKEVESLSGFRTMKVACGIWHSAAIVETNSQTGMNVVSRKLFTWGDGDKNRLGHGDKEARLVPTVVQALVDNNFHQVACGHSMTVALATSGHVFTMGSSSNGQLGNPKADGKLPCQVQDKLNSELVEEISCGSNHVAVLTSRSEVYTWGMGANGRLGHGGIEDKKKPTIVDALKDRHVKSIACGSNFTTCICIHKWVSGADQSVCSGCRQPFGFTRKRHNCYNCGLVHCHACSSRKVLKAALAPTPGKPHRVCDSCFMKLKAADSGGTNSPFNNKKSVMTRRSVDIKDKSERPDIRPSRLATAATAEPVKYADSKSVRSEIKPDPVSNARAPQGPATALAVPTTFVKPMGMGGMGGMGGMGGMGGMGGMGAMGGMGMGMGMGVNMAPMGMGMPVVSQSHKKPSPAPAMASALSVKSDTKDIDNLKKTNETLNQDISKLQTQVNKLKQKCEVQDEQLQKSERRAKSAASLAAEESSRRNSMLFIRFLDTELKGLVDKVPAEFSDSIKDLQSQSEKYLTGQCSHSPEAISGHEQPRLPIGGMHEITHHGRSASMVNLDGSSLTSESPCHRFMDSNGRAPGDFAPKYGTHGEVQLIEQFEPGVYVTLIQLRDGTKVFKRVRFSKRRFAEQQAEEWWRENQERVFRKYNHAPT; translated from the exons ATGCTAAGAGTAAGTACGGGAGACAGTAGTCGGATTAGTATTTCCAGCAGCATCCCTAGTTCTTCCAGTCAAGGTTCTGGACCAGATGATATAGAATCCCTTGGTGATGTTTATGTATGGGGTGAGGTGTGGACTGATGTGCTCCCCCCAGAAGGATCCTCAAACTTTCTGTGCTCCAAAACAGATGTTTTGATTCCTAAACCTCTTGAGTCGGATGTTGTTTTGGACGTACAGCAGATATCATGTGGTTCGAGGCACATTGCTCTTACTACCAGACAAGGAGAAGTGTTCACTTGGGGTGAAGAACTTGGTGGGCGGCTTGGTCATGGAACTGATGAAGATATTAGTCGCCCCGAACTTGTTGAATCTTTAGCAGTGTCCAATGTGGAGTATATTGCATGCGGGGAGTTTCATACTTGTGCTGTAACTGCCTCTGGTGATTTGTACAATTGGGGTGATGGTTCTTACAATGCCGGATTGCTAGGACATGGCCTTGGGGCTAGCCACTGGCTTCCAAAGCGAGTGTCAGGACCTTTAGAAGGGCTTCAAGTGTTGTCTGTTGCATGTGGCTCATGGCATTCAGCACTTGCCATGTCAAGTGGAAAAGTATTCACTTTTGGTGATGGGACATTTGGTGCTCTTGGGCATGGAAATCGTGATAGTGTTTCCTATCCAAAGGAAGTTGAATCTTTGAGTGGATTCAGAACGATGAAAGTTGCATGTGGTATCTGGCATTCCGCAGCAATTGTGGAGACCAATAGTCAGACAGGCATGAATGTGGTATCCAGGAAGCTATTTACCTGGGGTGATGGAGATAAGAATCGCTTAGGTCATGGAGACAAGGAGGCTCGGCTAGTTCCCACCGTTGTTCAAGCCCTTGTTGATAATAATTTCCATCAGGTAGCCTGTGGACATAGTATGACTGTTGCACTTGCCACATCTGGTCATGTCTTCACAATGGGTAGCTCTAGTAATGGACAACTTGGGAATCCAAAAGCCGATGGTAAACTACCTTGCCAAGTACAAGACAAGTTGAACAGTGAGTTGGTTGAAGAGATCTCATGTGGCTCTAACCATGTTGCAGTCTTGACTTCACGGAGCGAAGTATATACTTGGGGTATGGGGGCCAATGGAAGGCTGGGACATGGTGGCATTGAAGATAAGAAGAAACCAACTATTGTGGACGCATTAAAAGACCGTCACGTTAAAAGTATAGCATGTGGTTCAAACTTTACGACATGCATTTGCATACATAAGTGGGTTTCAGGTGCAGATCAGTCTGTCTGCTCAGGGTGTAGGCAACCCTTTGGTTTCACAAGGAAGAGGCACAATTGTTACAATTGCGGGCTTGTTCATTGCCATGCATGTAGTTCAAGGAAGGTCCTGAAGGCTGCATTGGCACCAACTCCTGGCAAGCCACATCGTGTATGTGATTCATGTTTCATGAAACTGAAAGCTGCAGATAGCGGCGGCACCAATAGTCCATTTAATAACAAAAAGAGTGTCATGACTCGTCGTTCTGTTGATATCAAAGATAAGTCAGAGAGGCCAGACATAAGGCCTTCAAGgctagcaacagcagcaacagcagagcCAGTCAAGTATGCAGATTCAAAATCAGTTAGAAGTGAGATAAAACCTGACCCTGTGTCCAATGCGAGGGCACCCCAAGGTCCTGCTACAGCTTTGGCAGTCCCAACTACTTTTGTAAAGCCTATGGGAATGGGAGGAATGGGAGGAATGGGCGGAATGGGGGGGATGGGCGGAATGGGGGGAATGGGCGCAATGGGCGGAATGGGTATGGGAATGGGAATGGGAGTAAACATGGCGCCAATGGGAATGGGCATGCCTGTGGTGTCACAATCTCATAAGAAGCCAAGTCCAGCTCCAGCAATGGCAAGTGCTCTGTCTGTTAAAAGTGACACCAAAGATATCGATAACCTGAAGAAGACTAATGAGACGCTGAATCAAGACATCTCAAAGTTGCAAACTCAG GTTAATAAGCTAAAACAGAAATGTGAAGTCCAAGATGAGCAACTACAGAAATCAGAAAGAAGAGCTAAAAGCGCTGCCTCTCTAGCTGCAGAAGAATCTAGCAGACGCAATTCCATGTTGTTTATTAGGTTTCTTGACACAGAG CTCAAGGGGCTTGTAGATAAGGTGCCTGCTGAATTCTCTGACAGTATAAAAGACTTGCAAAGCCAATCAGAGAAATATCTCACCGGACAGTGTAGTCATTCACCGGAGGCCATTTCTGGGCATGAACAGCCTCGCCTCCCCATTGGCGGGATGCATGAAATAACACACCACGGCAGGTCCGCTAGCATGGTTAACTTGGATGGCAGTTCCTTGACAAGCGAATCTCCATGCCATCGATTCATGGACAGCAACGGGAGGGCTCCAGGCGACTTTGCACCAAAGTACGGCACCCATGGTGAGGTGCAGCTGATCGAGCAGTTTGAGCCAGGAGTTTATGTCACACTTATCCAGCTGAGAGACGGCACCAAAGTATTCAAGCGTGTCCGGTTCAG CAAGAGGAGATTCGCCGAGCAGCAGGCCGAGGAGTGGTGGAGGGAGAACCAGGAGAGGGTGTTCAGGAAATACAACCACGCACCTACCTAG
- the LOC123182862 gene encoding PH, RCC1 and FYVE domains-containing protein 1 isoform X1 produces the protein MTPDDNALITLKKGSKLIKYSRKGKPKIREFRLSSDETALVWYSHSKEKCLRLSSVSKIIPGQRTAVFRRFLRPEKDYLSFSLIYKNGQRSLDLVCKDQAEVEVWFSTLETLITSYRVNFPTDCQSDRTSFSDEVSQYQDAYDARLDIASSINRTYYSAGYGSAYSLNSSRADVRSDRANMLRVSTGDSSRISISSSIPSSSSQGSGPDDIESLGDVYVWGEVWTDVLPPEGSSNFLCSKTDVLIPKPLESDVVLDVQQISCGSRHIALTTRQGEVFTWGEELGGRLGHGTDEDISRPELVESLAVSNVEYIACGEFHTCAVTASGDLYNWGDGSYNAGLLGHGLGASHWLPKRVSGPLEGLQVLSVACGSWHSALAMSSGKVFTFGDGTFGALGHGNRDSVSYPKEVESLSGFRTMKVACGIWHSAAIVETNSQTGMNVVSRKLFTWGDGDKNRLGHGDKEARLVPTVVQALVDNNFHQVACGHSMTVALATSGHVFTMGSSSNGQLGNPKADGKLPCQVQDKLNSELVEEISCGSNHVAVLTSRSEVYTWGMGANGRLGHGGIEDKKKPTIVDALKDRHVKSIACGSNFTTCICIHKWVSGADQSVCSGCRQPFGFTRKRHNCYNCGLVHCHACSSRKVLKAALAPTPGKPHRVCDSCFMKLKAADSGGTNSPFNNKKSVMTRRSVDIKDKSERPDIRPSRLATAATAEPVKYADSKSVRSEIKPDPVSNARAPQGPATALAVPTTFVKPMGMGGMGGMGGMGGMGGMGGMGAMGGMGMGMGMGVNMAPMGMGMPVVSQSHKKPSPAPAMASALSVKSDTKDIDNLKKTNETLNQDISKLQTQVNKLKQKCEVQDEQLQKSERRAKSAASLAAEESSRRNSMLFIRFLDTELKGLVDKVPAEFSDSIKDLQSQSEKYLTGQCSHSPEAISGHEQPRLPIGGMHEITHHGRSASMVNLDGSSLTSESPCHRFMDSNGRAPGDFAPKYGTHGEVQLIEQFEPGVYVTLIQLRDGTKVFKRVRFSKRRFAEQQAEEWWRENQERVFRKYNHAPT, from the exons ATGACACCAGATGATAAC GCCCTTATTACTTTAAAGAAAGGCAGCAAGCTTATCAAGTATAGTCGGAAGGGAAAACCCAAGATTCGTGAGTTCAGACTTTCTAGT GACGAAACAGCACTAGTTTGGTACTCGCACAGCAAGGAGAAGTGCCTCAGACTGTCGTCCGTGTCTAAAATCATACCTGGACAGAGAACT GCTGTTTTTAGGAGGTTTCTACGCCCTGAGAAGGATTACCTATCATTTTCACTGATATACAAGAACGGCCAACGTTCCCTTGATCTG GTTTGCAAGGATCAAGCAGAAGTTGAAGTGTGGTTTTCAACACTTGAGACACTGATTACTTCATACCGTGTAAATTTTCCAACAGATTGCCAAAGTGATAGAACATCATTTTCTGAT GAAGTGTCCCAATATCAAGATGCGTATGATGCAAGACTAGATATTGCCTCAAGTATTAACCGCACTTATTACTCGGCTGGTTATGGCTCAGCCTATTCATTGAATTCTTCAAGAGCAGATGTTAGATCAGATCGTGCAAATATGCTAAGAGTAAGTACGGGAGACAGTAGTCGGATTAGTATTTCCAGCAGCATCCCTAGTTCTTCCAGTCAAGGTTCTGGACCAGATGATATAGAATCCCTTGGTGATGTTTATGTATGGGGTGAGGTGTGGACTGATGTGCTCCCCCCAGAAGGATCCTCAAACTTTCTGTGCTCCAAAACAGATGTTTTGATTCCTAAACCTCTTGAGTCGGATGTTGTTTTGGACGTACAGCAGATATCATGTGGTTCGAGGCACATTGCTCTTACTACCAGACAAGGAGAAGTGTTCACTTGGGGTGAAGAACTTGGTGGGCGGCTTGGTCATGGAACTGATGAAGATATTAGTCGCCCCGAACTTGTTGAATCTTTAGCAGTGTCCAATGTGGAGTATATTGCATGCGGGGAGTTTCATACTTGTGCTGTAACTGCCTCTGGTGATTTGTACAATTGGGGTGATGGTTCTTACAATGCCGGATTGCTAGGACATGGCCTTGGGGCTAGCCACTGGCTTCCAAAGCGAGTGTCAGGACCTTTAGAAGGGCTTCAAGTGTTGTCTGTTGCATGTGGCTCATGGCATTCAGCACTTGCCATGTCAAGTGGAAAAGTATTCACTTTTGGTGATGGGACATTTGGTGCTCTTGGGCATGGAAATCGTGATAGTGTTTCCTATCCAAAGGAAGTTGAATCTTTGAGTGGATTCAGAACGATGAAAGTTGCATGTGGTATCTGGCATTCCGCAGCAATTGTGGAGACCAATAGTCAGACAGGCATGAATGTGGTATCCAGGAAGCTATTTACCTGGGGTGATGGAGATAAGAATCGCTTAGGTCATGGAGACAAGGAGGCTCGGCTAGTTCCCACCGTTGTTCAAGCCCTTGTTGATAATAATTTCCATCAGGTAGCCTGTGGACATAGTATGACTGTTGCACTTGCCACATCTGGTCATGTCTTCACAATGGGTAGCTCTAGTAATGGACAACTTGGGAATCCAAAAGCCGATGGTAAACTACCTTGCCAAGTACAAGACAAGTTGAACAGTGAGTTGGTTGAAGAGATCTCATGTGGCTCTAACCATGTTGCAGTCTTGACTTCACGGAGCGAAGTATATACTTGGGGTATGGGGGCCAATGGAAGGCTGGGACATGGTGGCATTGAAGATAAGAAGAAACCAACTATTGTGGACGCATTAAAAGACCGTCACGTTAAAAGTATAGCATGTGGTTCAAACTTTACGACATGCATTTGCATACATAAGTGGGTTTCAGGTGCAGATCAGTCTGTCTGCTCAGGGTGTAGGCAACCCTTTGGTTTCACAAGGAAGAGGCACAATTGTTACAATTGCGGGCTTGTTCATTGCCATGCATGTAGTTCAAGGAAGGTCCTGAAGGCTGCATTGGCACCAACTCCTGGCAAGCCACATCGTGTATGTGATTCATGTTTCATGAAACTGAAAGCTGCAGATAGCGGCGGCACCAATAGTCCATTTAATAACAAAAAGAGTGTCATGACTCGTCGTTCTGTTGATATCAAAGATAAGTCAGAGAGGCCAGACATAAGGCCTTCAAGgctagcaacagcagcaacagcagagcCAGTCAAGTATGCAGATTCAAAATCAGTTAGAAGTGAGATAAAACCTGACCCTGTGTCCAATGCGAGGGCACCCCAAGGTCCTGCTACAGCTTTGGCAGTCCCAACTACTTTTGTAAAGCCTATGGGAATGGGAGGAATGGGAGGAATGGGCGGAATGGGGGGGATGGGCGGAATGGGGGGAATGGGCGCAATGGGCGGAATGGGTATGGGAATGGGAATGGGAGTAAACATGGCGCCAATGGGAATGGGCATGCCTGTGGTGTCACAATCTCATAAGAAGCCAAGTCCAGCTCCAGCAATGGCAAGTGCTCTGTCTGTTAAAAGTGACACCAAAGATATCGATAACCTGAAGAAGACTAATGAGACGCTGAATCAAGACATCTCAAAGTTGCAAACTCAG GTTAATAAGCTAAAACAGAAATGTGAAGTCCAAGATGAGCAACTACAGAAATCAGAAAGAAGAGCTAAAAGCGCTGCCTCTCTAGCTGCAGAAGAATCTAGCAGACGCAATTCCATGTTGTTTATTAGGTTTCTTGACACAGAG CTCAAGGGGCTTGTAGATAAGGTGCCTGCTGAATTCTCTGACAGTATAAAAGACTTGCAAAGCCAATCAGAGAAATATCTCACCGGACAGTGTAGTCATTCACCGGAGGCCATTTCTGGGCATGAACAGCCTCGCCTCCCCATTGGCGGGATGCATGAAATAACACACCACGGCAGGTCCGCTAGCATGGTTAACTTGGATGGCAGTTCCTTGACAAGCGAATCTCCATGCCATCGATTCATGGACAGCAACGGGAGGGCTCCAGGCGACTTTGCACCAAAGTACGGCACCCATGGTGAGGTGCAGCTGATCGAGCAGTTTGAGCCAGGAGTTTATGTCACACTTATCCAGCTGAGAGACGGCACCAAAGTATTCAAGCGTGTCCGGTTCAG CAAGAGGAGATTCGCCGAGCAGCAGGCCGAGGAGTGGTGGAGGGAGAACCAGGAGAGGGTGTTCAGGAAATACAACCACGCACCTACCTAG